In the genome of Treponema pedis, one region contains:
- a CDS encoding alpha/beta hydrolase, whose product MPAGFNGIYKLKKQFKKTTFSVKSSLEELRKEYENIFYSPHTPNNVEICEKEFKGIHTDLLRPEMAVLGRTVLYAHGGSFISGSCKSYRSFCASLAHESSASLYLPEYRLAPEYPFPTALEDLYNVYARLADEEKIDIENIILAGDGAGGGLIIALIHYLKSKKLPLPSFVVLLSPWADLSCTNEELNLNRKKDFVFSKDSLLRSAKLYTYEKNLTNNLVSPLFGSFENFPKVYIQCGGHEILYADSVLLKQKIEEAGGSVELEIYKGMPHLFQALPDYFAEAHLAVGSIGKRVNSFFCKNEE is encoded by the coding sequence ATGCCGGCAGGATTTAACGGTATTTATAAATTAAAAAAACAATTTAAAAAAACTACATTTTCGGTTAAGTCTTCATTGGAAGAACTGCGCAAAGAATATGAAAATATTTTTTACTCGCCGCATACTCCGAATAATGTTGAAATTTGCGAAAAAGAATTTAAAGGAATACATACCGATTTATTGCGTCCTGAAATGGCTGTTTTAGGAAGAACCGTTTTGTATGCTCATGGCGGCTCATTTATTTCAGGTTCTTGTAAATCTTACAGAAGTTTTTGCGCTTCGCTTGCTCATGAATCTTCCGCAAGTCTTTATTTGCCGGAATATAGATTGGCACCTGAATATCCTTTTCCGACGGCATTGGAAGATTTATACAATGTATATGCCCGTTTAGCCGATGAAGAGAAAATCGACATTGAAAATATTATACTTGCAGGCGACGGTGCGGGCGGAGGCTTGATAATTGCTTTAATTCACTATTTAAAAAGTAAAAAACTTCCTCTTCCATCATTTGTTGTTTTACTTTCGCCTTGGGCGGATTTAAGTTGTACAAACGAAGAATTAAATTTAAACAGAAAAAAAGACTTTGTTTTTTCTAAAGATTCTCTTTTGCGTTCCGCAAAACTTTATACTTACGAAAAAAACTTAACCAATAATTTGGTTTCGCCGTTATTCGGCAGCTTTGAGAATTTTCCTAAAGTTTATATTCAATGCGGCGGACATGAAATCCTTTATGCGGATTCCGTTTTGCTTAAACAAAAAATTGAAGAAGCGGGTGGAAGTGTAGAGCTTGAAATTTATAAAGGAATGCCTCATTTATTTCAAGCCTTGCCTGATTATTTTGCCGAAGCTCATCTTGCTGTCGGAAGTATAGGTAAAAGAGTAAACTCGTTTTTTTGCAAAAATGAAGAATAA
- a CDS encoding ABC transporter ATP-binding protein: MQKKTAFRKFAAYYKPYKFLFFFDLLCAFAVSAVDLVFPQVIRYLTRIIPQMGYAQGFKQEIINLGLIISSILLGLYILKYFAQYFITSWGHIMGARMERDMRNDLFNHLQKLSFSYYDNHNTGDMISRIVSDLFDISELAHHGPENLFISAIKILGSFILLLFINVKLTLILMFVTFAMIIFTYFENKRMQKVFMLNRKTVAGINSQVQDSLSGIRVVQSFANEELESKKFYKANEAFVHSKYLNYTQMGRYFAGNGFLQGLFFVITVAAGVFFIAAETLTVADLTIYVLYINIYIAPINVLLNFTEMLQKGSAGFKRFLEIIETVPSVTEDKNAEELKNVKGDIKYENVDFSYNKNSSVLKNISINIPAGKTVALVGPSGSGKTTICSLLPRFYDVTSGKITIDGKDIRSLTLKSLRGNIGIVQQDVYLFGGTIKENIAYGNPEAGDEEIIQAAKNAHIHDFILSLKDGYDSYVGERGVRLSGGQKQRISIARVFLKNPPILILDEATSALDTENEVLIQKAIEELSENRTVIVIAHRLSTIRNADTILVITDEGIAERGSHAELLKLNGIYAGLRKLDEI; this comes from the coding sequence ATGCAGAAAAAAACAGCCTTTCGTAAGTTTGCAGCTTATTATAAGCCGTATAAATTTTTATTTTTTTTCGATTTACTATGTGCCTTTGCAGTCTCGGCGGTAGATTTGGTCTTTCCGCAAGTAATACGTTATCTAACCCGTATTATTCCGCAAATGGGATATGCTCAAGGGTTTAAGCAAGAGATAATAAATTTAGGCTTGATTATTTCAAGTATTCTTTTAGGGCTTTATATTTTAAAATATTTTGCCCAGTATTTTATAACATCATGGGGCCATATAATGGGTGCCCGTATGGAACGCGATATGCGAAATGACCTTTTTAATCACTTGCAAAAACTTTCGTTTTCTTATTACGATAACCACAATACGGGCGATATGATTTCGCGTATTGTTTCGGATTTATTCGATATTTCAGAGCTTGCACATCACGGGCCTGAAAATCTGTTTATTTCGGCAATAAAAATTCTCGGTTCATTTATTTTACTTTTATTTATAAATGTAAAACTGACCTTAATTTTAATGTTTGTAACCTTTGCAATGATTATATTTACTTATTTTGAAAATAAGAGAATGCAAAAAGTATTTATGCTTAACAGAAAAACCGTTGCAGGAATAAATTCTCAAGTTCAGGATTCACTTTCCGGAATAAGGGTTGTTCAATCTTTTGCAAATGAAGAATTGGAAAGTAAAAAATTTTATAAGGCAAACGAAGCCTTTGTTCATTCAAAATATTTAAATTATACGCAAATGGGAAGATATTTTGCGGGGAACGGATTTTTGCAGGGTCTTTTTTTTGTTATTACCGTAGCAGCCGGAGTTTTTTTTATTGCAGCCGAAACCTTAACCGTTGCGGATTTAACTATTTACGTTTTATATATTAACATTTATATTGCTCCTATTAACGTTCTTTTAAATTTTACCGAAATGCTTCAAAAAGGTTCGGCAGGGTTTAAACGTTTTTTGGAAATTATTGAAACGGTTCCGTCCGTTACCGAAGATAAAAATGCCGAAGAATTAAAAAACGTAAAAGGCGATATTAAATATGAAAATGTTGATTTTTCTTATAACAAAAACAGCAGCGTATTAAAAAATATTTCAATAAATATTCCTGCAGGAAAAACGGTTGCCCTTGTAGGTCCGTCAGGAAGCGGTAAAACTACAATTTGCTCTCTTCTTCCCAGGTTTTACGATGTAACAAGCGGAAAAATTACAATAGACGGAAAGGATATACGCAGTTTGACGCTAAAATCTTTACGCGGAAATATAGGAATTGTACAGCAGGACGTTTATCTTTTCGGAGGAACAATTAAAGAAAATATAGCTTACGGAAACCCTGAGGCCGGAGATGAAGAAATTATTCAGGCTGCAAAAAATGCGCATATTCATGATTTTATTTTAAGCTTAAAAGACGGATATGATTCCTATGTAGGAGAGAGAGGGGTAAGGCTTTCAGGCGGTCAAAAACAGCGTATTTCGATTGCACGTGTATTTTTAAAAAATCCTCCAATTCTTATTTTAGATGAGGCAACTTCGGCTTTGGATACGGAAAACGAAGTGTTGATTCAAAAGGCAATCGAAGAGCTTTCGGAAAACAGAACCGTAATTGTAATTGCTCACAGGCTTTCAACTATCAGAAACGCCGATACGATTTTAGTAATTACCGATGAGGGAATTGCGGAAAGAGGTTCGCATGCGGAGTTATTAAAACTAAACGGTATATATGCCGGTTTACGTAAACTTGATGAAATTTAA
- a CDS encoding TVP38/TMEM64 family protein: MSGKLHKDFTDKQRKIIAVFVLFLFTVLSIVVYIFWGKPIIDFVTNAQRVHEYVRLNPVLSRLFFCTAVFFQVIFAIIPGEPFELGAGYAFGAIEGCIICLVGIFAASAVIFLTVKRFGRPVVELFIPPEKIESVKIFQNKKKLNLITFIVFFIPGTPKDLLTYTAALTPIKMRDWLFISTLARTPSIITSTVAGKVFAENRYMLAFIFFAAGGLIAVFGMFIFHKINGK, from the coding sequence ATGAGCGGAAAACTACATAAGGATTTTACCGATAAACAGCGGAAAATTATTGCCGTTTTTGTTTTGTTTTTATTCACTGTGTTAAGTATTGTTGTTTATATTTTTTGGGGAAAACCTATAATTGACTTTGTAACAAATGCGCAACGTGTTCATGAGTATGTAAGACTTAATCCTGTTTTGAGCAGGTTATTTTTTTGTACGGCGGTTTTTTTTCAGGTAATTTTTGCTATAATACCGGGAGAACCTTTTGAATTGGGGGCAGGTTATGCTTTCGGTGCAATCGAAGGTTGTATAATTTGTCTTGTAGGAATTTTTGCGGCAAGTGCGGTAATTTTTTTAACGGTAAAACGTTTCGGAAGGCCTGTTGTAGAGCTGTTTATTCCCCCTGAAAAAATAGAATCGGTAAAGATTTTTCAAAATAAGAAAAAGCTAAATCTTATAACTTTTATAGTCTTTTTTATCCCGGGCACACCTAAAGACCTTCTTACTTATACGGCAGCTCTTACACCGATTAAAATGAGGGATTGGCTTTTTATATCAACGCTTGCCCGGACACCTTCAATTATTACTTCTACGGTTGCAGGGAAGGTATTTGCGGAAAACCGTTATATGCTTGCTTTTATATTTTTTGCCGCAGGAGGACTTATAGCTGTTTTCGGAATGTTTATTTTCCATAAAATAAACGGAAAATAA
- a CDS encoding ATP-binding protein, with protein MDFSRRLPIGVQSFEVMRSDKFLYVDKTEFVYRLVNSSRVYFLSRPRRFGKSLFLSTLEAFFLGKKELFTGLKIAESEDAQSTPWKKYPVLRFDFSPKNYETEKSIYEIIDSNLSSIETMYSIPKTKNAPEDRFKFILETLHNKTEEKAVVLVDEYDKPLLQTMNVNEKLNEKYRNVLKAFYSVLKSCDHVIRFAFLTGVTKFSKVSIFSDLNNLNDISLKPDYSGICGITQSELENTFKPEIEVLAERNRLSYEQCIKTLKQNYDGYCFADGTENMYNPFSLLNVFDGKQFEYYWFATGTPTFLVNALKEANYNIPDLDGNVEMDASGLSDYRAGNDSAIPILFQAGYLTIKSYDSDYKMYRLGFPNDEVRYGFLHNLLPAYSNLNFGDTAFSVVSFTKDLRAGRVEEFMQRLKSIMASIPYDNVKKESGESLALREHNFQICVYLVFALMGQFVKTETHCAGGRSDCTVETENTIYIFEFKLKGSAEEALKQIIEKKYAEAYRAEDKEIVLIGVSFNAEEKTVGEWLTEKA; from the coding sequence ATGGATTTCAGTAGAAGACTGCCTATAGGCGTACAAAGTTTTGAAGTTATGCGAAGCGATAAATTTCTCTATGTCGATAAAACGGAATTCGTTTACCGTCTCGTTAATTCAAGCAGGGTATATTTTTTAAGCCGTCCGCGCCGCTTCGGTAAAAGCCTCTTTCTTTCCACATTGGAAGCCTTCTTTTTAGGCAAAAAAGAATTATTTACGGGCTTAAAAATTGCGGAATCGGAAGACGCTCAAAGCACCCCGTGGAAAAAATATCCGGTTCTCCGCTTTGATTTCAGCCCGAAAAATTACGAAACTGAAAAATCAATTTACGAGATTATCGATTCGAATTTATCGTCAATTGAAACTATGTATTCCATACCTAAAACAAAGAACGCTCCTGAAGACAGATTTAAATTTATTTTAGAAACCTTACATAATAAAACCGAAGAAAAGGCAGTCGTGCTTGTTGACGAATACGATAAACCTCTTTTACAAACAATGAATGTAAACGAAAAATTAAATGAAAAATACCGAAACGTTTTAAAAGCCTTTTATTCTGTATTAAAAAGCTGTGACCACGTTATACGCTTTGCCTTTTTAACGGGAGTTACCAAGTTCAGTAAGGTAAGTATTTTCAGCGATTTAAACAATTTAAACGATATAAGCTTAAAACCCGATTACTCGGGAATATGCGGAATTACTCAAAGCGAACTTGAAAATACTTTTAAACCCGAAATAGAAGTCTTGGCGGAAAGAAACAGGTTAAGCTATGAGCAATGTATAAAAACATTAAAACAAAATTATGACGGCTATTGTTTTGCGGACGGAACGGAAAATATGTATAACCCTTTCAGCTTATTAAATGTGTTTGACGGAAAACAATTTGAATATTATTGGTTTGCAACGGGAACGCCTACATTTTTGGTAAATGCTTTAAAAGAGGCAAATTATAATATACCCGATTTGGACGGAAATGTGGAAATGGACGCCTCGGGATTATCGGATTACAGGGCGGGAAACGATTCTGCAATACCTATTTTATTTCAAGCGGGATACTTAACCATAAAGAGCTACGACAGTGATTATAAGATGTATAGGCTAGGCTTTCCCAATGATGAGGTAAGATACGGCTTTTTGCATAATCTTTTACCGGCGTATTCAAATTTAAATTTCGGGGATACGGCGTTCAGCGTAGTAAGTTTTACAAAAGACCTTAGAGCCGGGCGGGTGGAAGAGTTTATGCAAAGATTAAAGTCCATAATGGCGAGTATTCCCTACGATAATGTAAAGAAGGAAAGCGGAGAAAGCCTTGCATTAAGGGAGCATAATTTTCAAATATGCGTTTATTTGGTGTTTGCCCTTATGGGACAGTTTGTAAAAACAGAAACGCATTGTGCAGGCGGGAGAAGCGATTGTACGGTGGAAACCGAAAATACGATTTATATTTTCGAGTTTAAATTAAAAGGAAGTGCGGAGGAAGCCTTAAAGCAAATAATAGAAAAAAAATATGCTGAAGCATACAGGGCTGAAGACAAAGAAATAGTTTTAATAGGCGTAAGTTTTAATGCGGAAGAAAAAACGGTAGGAGAATGGCTTACGGAAAAAGCGTAA